The following are from one region of the Vicugna pacos chromosome 9, VicPac4, whole genome shotgun sequence genome:
- the SIGLEC11 gene encoding sialic acid-binding Ig-like lectin 11, whose amino-acid sequence MLLFLLPLLWAGSQQKGAQYQLRVQESVTVQEGLCVLVSCEVSYPRVGWDDSTPAYGYWFRKRDKPLADVLVATNNPLSVAKKKTNIAFYLSGHPGANNCSLSITDAQKQESGKYYFRLMRGDNVRHSYTNNLLTVNVTALSWTPDIHVKESLEAGSSTHLTCSLPEACDRATHPSISWTGAALRPPGLASEAYKSSEILLTPRPQDHGTNLTCRVTFPRAGVSSEGTLMLNVSYAPQNLSISVSRGNCTELKYLGNGSSLSVLEGESLRLVCVADSNPPATLSWAHGSRTLSPSQPSNPGVLLLPRVDSDHEGKFTCRAQHPRGSLGISLHLSVQNPPQLLGPSCSWEDQGLHCSCSSRAQPAPSLRWRLGEGLLEGTFSNASFKITSRLAGAWANSSLSLSEGLSSGLSLSCEALNVHGAQSATVLLLPGKPQLWGGFVLGAVEGAGIAGLLSLCSCFILFMVMTFRKEAPGVAAEVNAPSTSQGHQYECLPGSTMGHPHPVEEEQKLHYASLSFPRLRPREPQDQEATSTTEYIELKICK is encoded by the exons ATGCTGCTGTTTCTGCTGCCCCTGCTGTGGGCGG GGTCCCAGCAGAAGGGTGCACAGTACCAGCTGCGAGTGCAGGAATCGGTGACAGTGCAGGAGGGTCTGTGCGTCCTTGTGTCCTGTGAAGTCTCCTACCCCCGGGTTGGCTGGGACGACTCTACACCTGCTTATGGCTACTGGTTCCGGAAAAGGGATAAACCCCTAGCGGATGTTCTCGTGGCCACAAACAATCCCCTCAGTGTAGCAAAAAAGAAGACCAATATTGCATTCTACCTTTCTGGCCACCCAGGGGCCAACAACTGCTCCCTGAGCATCACAGATGCCCAGAAACAGGAAAGTGGAAAGTATTATTTTCGGCTGATGAGAGGAGATAATGTGAGACACAGTTACACAAACAATCTGCTCACTGTGAACGTCACAG cgCTGTCTTGGACCCCCGACATCCACGTCAAGGAGTCCCTGGAGGCCGGCTCCAGCACTCACTTGACGTGCTCCCTGCCAGAAGCCTGTGATCGAGCCACGCACCCCAGCATCTCCTGGACCGGGGCTGCCCTCCGCCCCCCGGGACTGGCCTCGGAGGCCTATAAATCCTCGGAGATCCTGCTCACCCCCCGCCCGCAGGACCATGGCACCAACCTCACCTGCCGCGTGACCTTCCCCAGGGCTGGCGTGAGCTCGGAGGGGACCCTCATGCTCAACGTGTCCT ATGCTCCCCAGAACCTGAGCATCAGCGTCTCCCGAGGAAACTGCACAG aACTGAAATACCTGGGGAACGGCTCATCTCTTTCTGTCCTGGAAGGGGAGTCTCTGCGCCTCGTCTGTGTCGCTGACAGCAACCCCCCAGCCACATTGAGCTGGGCCCATGGGAGTCGGACCCTGAGCCCCTCGCAGCCCTCAAACCCGGGGGTCCTGCTCCTGCCCCGTGTGGATTCGGACCATGAAGGCAAATTCACCTGCCGAGCTCAGCACCCTCGGGGTTCCCTGGGCATTTCCCTGCATCTCTCTGTGCAGA acCCCCCGCAGCTGCTGGGAccctcctgctcctgggaggacCAGGGTCTGCACTGCAGCTGCTCCTCCCGAGCCCAGCCGGCCCCCTCCCTGCGCTggcggctgggggaggggctgctggaggGGACCTTCAGCAATGCCTCCTTCAAGATCACCTCTAGGTTGGCTGGGGCCTGGGCCAAcagctccctgagcctcagtgagGGGCTCAGCTCCGGCCTCAGCCTCAGCTGCGAAGCCCTGAACGTCCATGGGGCCCAGAGCGCCACGGTCCTGCTGCTGCCAG GAAAGCCCCAGCTTTGGGGAGGATTCGTTTTGGGGGCCGTCGAGGGAGCTGGTATCGCTGGCCTGCTCAGTCTCTGTTCTTGCTTCATCCTCTTCAT GGTGATGACCTTCAGGAAGGAGGCCCCTGGAGTGGCAGCTGAAGTGAAcgccccctccacctcccag ggTCACCAGTACGAGTGTCTGCCAGGCAGCACCATGGGCCACCCACACCCAGTGGAGGAAGAACAGAAGCTCCATTATGCCTCTCTCAGTTTCCCCAGACTGAGGCCAAGGGAGCCTCAGGACCAGGAGGCCACCAGCACCACCGAATACATAGAGCTCAAGATCTGTAAATGA